One Candidatus Margulisiibacteriota bacterium genomic window carries:
- a CDS encoding WecB/TagA/CpsF family glycosyltransferase, with product MGETVNFSGIKVDNVTLAEAVARVESLIAAGKPSLVVTPNPEMIVAAQEDVELRALINGADLRVPDGISMVVVKKILGDPLKERVSGIDLMQQLLMVSASKGYKVFFFGSSPGIAEAAAVQAAKNYPGLKVVGSQHGYFRQEEEAKIIEKIKGAKPDLLFVGLGAGRQEKWLAANLTLLGTPVGMGIGGSLDAISGKVKRAPVLAQKLYIEWLYRLLQQPWRWRRQIALIRFLILMFFPRKK from the coding sequence GTGGGCGAAACCGTCAACTTTTCAGGGATCAAAGTAGACAACGTCACGCTGGCGGAAGCGGTCGCCAGGGTTGAAAGCCTGATCGCCGCCGGTAAGCCAAGTCTGGTCGTTACCCCGAACCCGGAAATGATCGTCGCCGCACAGGAAGACGTGGAACTGCGCGCCCTCATCAACGGCGCCGACCTTCGCGTCCCGGACGGGATCAGCATGGTGGTCGTAAAAAAGATCCTGGGCGACCCCTTAAAAGAACGGGTTTCCGGAATCGACCTTATGCAACAACTTTTAATGGTTTCAGCCAGTAAAGGGTACAAAGTTTTCTTTTTCGGCAGTTCTCCGGGGATCGCTGAAGCGGCCGCCGTTCAAGCGGCTAAGAATTATCCCGGCCTAAAAGTTGTCGGCTCTCAACATGGTTATTTTCGACAGGAAGAGGAGGCCAAGATCATCGAAAAGATAAAGGGCGCCAAACCAGACCTTCTGTTTGTCGGCCTTGGCGCCGGCCGTCAGGAAAAATGGCTTGCCGCCAACCTAACATTGTTAGGGACACCGGTCGGGATGGGTATCGGCGGGAGTCTCGACGCCATTTCAGGAAAAGTAAAACGAGCCCCGGTTCTGGCGCAGAAGTTATATATCGAATGGCTCTACCGCCTGCTTCAGCAGCCGTGGCGCTGGCGGCGGCAGATCGCTTTGATCAGGTTCCTGATCCTGATGTTTTTCCCAAGGAAAAAATGA
- the pgm gene encoding phosphoglucomutase (alpha-D-glucose-1,6-bisphosphate-dependent) → MLSPLAGKKAPASILVDPDKLVERYYSDHPEPNDPSQRVAFGTSGHRGSSLKNSFNEDHILAVTQAICDYRQENGINGPLYIGKDTHALSDPAQRTTLEVLSANGVAVFIQENDGYTPTPVISHAILKYNRGKRTLLADGIVITPSHNPPQDGGFKYNPTHGGPADTKVTKWIEERANDHLQKKNRNVKRLAYETAIKTSTTRLYDFITPYVNDLGNIINMEAIKASDLSIGADPMGGAGVNYWRPIAEKYGLKIEVVNQEVDKSFSFMTVDRDGKIRMDCSSPYAMASLVKLKDKYDIAFGNDTDFDRHGIVTPSSGLMNPNHYLAVAIWYLFQHRPKWLAAAAIGKTLVSSSLIDRVANKMGRPLMEVPVGFKWFVEGLLKGSFGFGGEESAGASFLRQDGTVWTTDKDGFIMDLLAAEILAVTGKDPGVHYQELTALFGAPVYERIDAPADARQKVILQKLSPELVTATTLAGEPITAKLTRAPGNNAEIGGLKVTTENGWFAARPSGTEDIYKLYAESFLGADHLNKIFEEAKQIVSNAFNKIGV, encoded by the coding sequence ATGTTAAGTCCATTAGCCGGTAAAAAAGCTCCCGCTTCGATCCTGGTCGATCCCGATAAACTGGTCGAGCGATATTACTCCGATCACCCGGAGCCAAATGATCCATCACAAAGGGTTGCTTTTGGGACCTCTGGACACCGTGGTTCCTCGCTGAAGAACAGTTTTAATGAAGATCATATTTTGGCCGTGACTCAGGCAATCTGCGATTACCGGCAGGAAAACGGGATTAACGGGCCTCTATATATTGGAAAAGATACCCACGCTCTGTCTGATCCGGCCCAAAGAACCACCCTTGAAGTCTTATCGGCCAATGGAGTCGCGGTCTTTATTCAGGAAAATGACGGTTATACCCCGACCCCGGTCATCTCCCATGCAATTTTGAAATATAATCGGGGGAAAAGGACCTTGCTGGCTGACGGCATTGTTATTACCCCTTCTCACAACCCGCCGCAAGATGGCGGCTTCAAGTACAATCCGACCCATGGCGGACCGGCCGATACCAAGGTGACGAAATGGATCGAGGAACGGGCAAATGATCACCTTCAGAAAAAGAACCGGAATGTTAAGCGCCTTGCCTATGAAACGGCTATTAAAACTTCGACTACACGGCTTTATGATTTCATCACCCCATATGTAAATGACCTGGGAAACATCATTAATATGGAAGCGATCAAAGCATCCGACCTCTCAATTGGGGCCGACCCGATGGGGGGCGCTGGTGTTAATTATTGGCGTCCGATCGCTGAAAAGTATGGACTGAAGATCGAGGTCGTCAACCAGGAGGTAGACAAATCATTTAGTTTTATGACCGTTGACCGTGATGGAAAAATTCGGATGGATTGTTCGTCTCCTTACGCGATGGCTAGCCTGGTAAAACTAAAAGATAAATATGACATTGCTTTTGGCAATGACACCGATTTTGACCGACATGGAATCGTCACCCCCTCCTCCGGATTGATGAACCCGAACCACTACCTGGCGGTGGCGATTTGGTACCTCTTCCAACATCGGCCAAAGTGGCTGGCGGCCGCAGCGATCGGCAAAACCTTGGTCAGCAGTAGCCTGATCGACCGGGTGGCGAATAAAATGGGTCGCCCACTGATGGAGGTTCCGGTCGGGTTCAAGTGGTTTGTTGAGGGGTTGCTCAAAGGTAGTTTTGGCTTTGGGGGTGAAGAGAGCGCCGGCGCCTCGTTCCTCCGCCAGGATGGGACCGTTTGGACGACCGATAAAGATGGCTTTATTATGGACCTGCTGGCGGCCGAGATCCTAGCTGTAACCGGCAAAGACCCGGGAGTCCATTACCAGGAACTGACCGCCCTCTTTGGCGCGCCGGTCTACGAGCGGATCGATGCCCCGGCCGATGCCAGGCAAAAAGTGATTTTACAGAAGTTATCACCGGAGCTGGTGACCGCCACTACTTTGGCCGGCGAGCCGATCACCGCCAAACTGACCCGCGCGCCGGGGAACAATGCCGAGATCGGCGGTCTCAAGGTGACGACCGAGAATGGCTGGTTTGCCGCTCGTCCCTCCGGGACCGAAGATATTTACAAGCTCTACGCTGAAAGTTTTTTGGGAGCCGACCATCTTAATAAGATCTTTGAAGAAGCGAAGCAGATTGTTTCGAATGCTTTCAATAAAATAGGAGTATAA